A segment of the Xenopus tropicalis strain Nigerian chromosome 6, UCB_Xtro_10.0, whole genome shotgun sequence genome:
ATGTTTCCTGTCTTGGTTCTGCGTATGCACAACGTTTTATTAGAATCAACTATATGGAAAAAAGGAGGTGATGCAGGGCACCGTTTCCAACCGCAGTCACATTaattattctgtaaaaaaaattggtCTACTAAAATCCACCACCAAAAGTTACCCTGCGATTATGTATCTGGCACTGTCAGACGTGACAACATTAAAGATGGCGGCCAGAAAGATCAGTGTCagggaaaaacacattttttaaaaatccattagttttttggaaagtaaacTGTGGCTGGGGTTTGGGGACTGTGCCCTTAAGAGTCATATTACTCCAAGTAGGGGCATGCTGGCTTAAGTACCCCTTTACAGATTTAAATTATTACCAGTTTAACTGTATCTGCATGAAGAAATTACCAAAAtatacttaaataaaaaaaaaaaaatacacattttggtTTTGTAGAAATCTTATTGTAAGTTAAAAAAGTCAATTGTGCCAGAAGCTGGAGAGTGTGAAAATGTATATTATCAGGTCAGTTAAACAGGCAATTCAGTAAGACAAGCGTTTCAGGCATATTCTATGGTTTGGTCATTCAGAAGGGCCAAATTAAAGAAGGAACTTATCACCTgaatctctcccccccccccccaccacaggTGCAGGGTAAAAAAACCTGAACTTAAGATAACAATGCTCCAGCAGAGCACTTGATAGGGGGGCTTTATTAGATAAAGGCTATAGTTTCTCTTCCAGAGTGCAGTCCACACCTATGATGGAAGAAAAATTGCTTGTTTGTTATGTACATGTGTGCAACATAGCACAGTCGAATCATCCCCTGCGCATAATTAGCAAGCTGGGGCcctcattatgtgcatgttccTCCTACAATAGTTAGCTGAAGTGGCATTGACTAAAACGATAGCAATTAATTCTGATTTCCTCTAAACAGTGATGTTCAGAGGAAATAATAACATATTAAATAGGTATTTACTCTCTGTGGGCTTAGGTTTCTCATTTTTAAACACCAAAATATAACAGATTGTATGTAGTAGGAATCAATACAGGGTTATTTAAAAGTCCAGTCATTCCTTGCCTCACACACAACGTACTCTAATGGACTTTACACCTCTAatttttcctgtaaaaaaaaaaaaaggttaataaatCACCTCCAAAGCCTTCATTCTTTTCAGCAGCATTTTCTGTTCATCATTCTTAACCTTTTCTTCAAAAAATTCCCGAAAGGTCTTCTTGTAGATAAGTTTCATCTGATATTTCTTAGccattctgtaaaataaatagatgTGTTACATCCTCCTACACTTTTCATTCAGACTCTTTCcaatccatttttattttttaatttaaaaagtagtaaATGCATATGTACCAAAGTGTAGATTAGCGACATCTCATGGTGGACAATAGTACTGCAACTAATAATAAACATCATTCTTTAGCATTTATGCATTTTAGTACATATAAACATTCCTTTAAGAGCCATTTTAGATGGGAAACCTGCTACTTTCTGCACCTATTTATTGCTTTTTAACTCTGTTAATGGGCATGGTCCATGCCTCCCAAATCTCCctctaaaactaaaaactttattCGATGGAATATTCAAGCCCcgatgcaaaaataaaaacaataaaatgtttgtatACGCTAGTCTAGCTTGTTAGGCTAAAAACCACATGACGTATTGTCTCTAATGCTGTTTTTTAGCAGAGAAATGCCCAAAAATGCATCTGTAGCTTCCCACTGACAGTAAAGCAAACTACCTGAAAGCACTGGCACTTGTGATTCACACCTAGGGAGCACTATTGGACAGGAGAAAAGATTTTATCATACCTTTTAAATCTTTTTGTCTaatgaacttttttttgatgttttAATCTTAGGACCACCAGCAGAATCAGCAGACATAGGCGGATACTATTTTATATTAATAGAGTAGTCTATGGTTCTGTAGAACCACAAAAAGCATTTCATCCATCTTTCTGCGTAAGAATttaaaccattgtattctaccaTATTACTTAAATTTATGTAAACATAAGCCCTCTAGCCCAGTCAGTGAACTTGACTAACCatcccatggctacatagcttcTTGTTTATGTAAATATAAGTGCAGGGACATTTAAATCCATACAAATACCCTTTAATTTGTTGATGTGTATGTATGGTCATTCAATAAATAAAGGGTGCAGGGTGAACTCATCATTATAAAAGGACATTAAAAAGCTGGCCCTCTTATAACACAAATCCCAACAACTTGAATACTTGCATTACTGCAGCACGAAAACCATTTAATAATAGCAGTATTCATATCAAAAATATACCTTGATGAGAATTGATGGCTAGTTGCTGAACTGCTCCGAAATAATATTTTGAAACTTTTCCTTATCTatactgttttaaaataaatgccaACCCTTCAGCCTGCAGCACTCTAACTCCAGGAGATCAGAGGATTTAGGATCAATGCAATGCCCAGCAAGGAACAGACTAGGTGACTGATTGGACACTTGTGAAACACTACTTTGTGCTATCAGCAAAGCATCTGCTAAAAAGCTGGAACAGAAAGGATTACTGCAACCATATTTCACAAAAAACGTTCTTTGCTGCAAGGAAAAAGATAAATTGTCACAGCACAAACTTTTCAGAGCTTAACTAAATGAAACTAAAAAAGCTGGAGCATTCAATAAAGAAGAAATTCAAATATTACTTACTCTACTAGCACTGGAAAATACACCAGAAATTCAGGTACATTAACCACTTCTTCCAAGCTAAAGTCATATTTACACCCAAAGAGAGGATATTTTCCTTTCTTCTCAAACTTGACTGTATACACATCATTGCCAAAAGAATTAGTGTCTGATGCTTCGAGGCGCTTTCTGCAGGAGGAAAATACAAAATTTTGCTATCAGCATGacatctaaatttaaaaaaatgtattttaaagcgGTGGTTCACGTTTAAGTTTTTttgttatatagttttttttatttaccgccttcttctgactctttccatctttcaaatgggagtcattgaccccaacagccaaaaaacgtTTGCTCTGCGAGActagttttattgttaccttttatacCTCTTATTTTTCAGCTtaggtcctctcctgttcatatgtACAGGATAtaggtctctcattcaaaccactccctggttgctggtTAATTTTGTTTCTAGCAacaagagagctgctgaaatgccaaactggagagacgctgaacaaaaagtgaaataacaggaaaactacaaattaaaaatgatcaattgtaaattgtctcagaatgttaggatctacatcatactaaaagccaactgaaaggtggacaacccctttaaaatggacctgtcaccaagacataaaaagctgtataataaaagtccttttcaaattaaacatgtaacccaaagtaattttttttattaccacatccatacccattatataagcatttaaaagtctcagctgtcaatcatatattgcctgccccgcctctatgccttaggcagacagttactttcactttcaattcagaactccttagatgtcactgcactcttcacatttcccctccctcctcaccatctaattgtgtaaccagtgcatggatatgggtatcaggaaccccattctggcacagaaacaagattttagcaggatgcacagcttgccttaataacagtgtccagaaaatggagcctgcctgttttctttaattgtgaattccagtgctaaAGGAAATacgtttaaaataatttatatagtgtaattgaaatttattttgcttgacaaagacaatagaaaacaatttgtaattatttcttagggtgacaggtcccctttaagcagatACAGAGCAtgtgtaataaagaaaaaaaatgcagaaaagctAATGGGGTTGCAGTATAACGAAATGAATGGCCTAAAATCTGAGCAACTGTCAATGCCTATACACCCTATTTTGATAGCTTATGTGGAAAACTCCACAGAATGTTAAACCTGAATAAATGATATCAGTAAATTAAAATATTTCCATTACAATGTGAATAGAAAAacatatataatgtttaaaaatctaGGACTGATGTGTAACAATTTGTAAAAATagttgaaaaaatgtttttttatatcagACAGGCTACAAACTGAAACAGACAGCTCCCTTTTATCCAAAAATATTAAAGTGGCAATAGAACACTTACACCAGCTCAAAGCCATCTGGAGTTGTGCCGATGAAAAATCCTCCAGGGCACAGCCTTTCGCAAGCATTTCTTAGCATCATGTCAGCCTGCTCATATGTCTCAAACGAGTAATGGTAAACAAACTGACAGCTGCAGATGTCAAACTTGATCTCTGGATCATTGTACTTTTCAGATAAAAGCTCCTGGAAATGATCAACATAGAAGAATTCGTCAGTAGAAATCCCACTGATCATATTTAGAGGAACTAAGCTGTCAGACTTCCATGTATACGGGAGAAAATTAAGGAATACTTAAATTACAATATTTCTaaaagggattttatttttttatttttttttagcaccaTTACCCTGGAACCAAGTCACTGACTATTGGCAGAACGTAACTGTGAAACAGTGTTAGTAGCCACTAGTAGCCTTAGGCATAGGAAGGAGCTCAGTGATCTAATGCATAGTTATATATCTACCCCCTATTTCATGCACTGAGCAAAATTCTAACACTTATTACTATTTCTAGATAGTTTTGGTTTCTAGACAtgatttactgggggggggaacAACTGCACCCAAGTTAAGGCTCTGGGAAAtctgttacttttacttttttttttttacaaatggtaCCCTTTACCTGAAAAAGGAACTCAAATCAAAATTTTTTGgacatactaaaaataaaaaatcttgtattctaagcatctttccaatgtacattaatatcacaggaaacatttaaataattttaaatgcaaTTACTACTAACTGCAATTCAAAATACAACAGCTTTACTGTTTCAATATTAAGGATAAAAGTTGCATATggtttttaaatacaaatatataacctTGTCTATAGTTAAAGTCATCTACCAATTGGATACCTAGACATGATGTCATTCGCACAGCAAACACTAAATATAAAGCCAGCAAACATCAGAAATAACACTAGGTAGAGCTCACaagcagttgcatccattttgccaAATGGGATGCACCTGCAGTAAGTGCCGTGCAATTGTGtcaagagaactgttttgcatctaCAATTACAGGATTCTGTAAAAAATGGTGCATAATGCAGATTGTGCTTGAAACTGCATCTAGGTAAGGAAATGTACCCTATAATATTTACAGGTTCACTTGCAAAGAAGACACATATTTTGTTTGCTGCACCCAGTAAATTAGACCTATCTAGTAAAGCTACATGTCAGCAAATATTGCTTGAGCCTTTTCCATCAAGGAATCAATGTTTTCCATTAAAAGTAACTTAACTAAataaacagggcttgtgctgaacacttCTTGCCTATTGCTTGATCACAAAAGAATCTATGGTTTAGTTGAACAagtcaatgtaaaaatgaaactgggtaatatatagactgcacaaaataatatatttgtaatacaagtatgggacctgctattcagaatgcttgggacctggggtttttcccggataagggatctttttaaaaattagaattatttgcttataatagagtctatgggagattgaactttgtggataagggattccatacctgtatagatagttgggcaaaaatgtaatctataagggctggagtgggcagatgtctaacataatgggcaAAATTTTACtgtctgctttcagctctctaacctgcttgttagtcagtgacttgaggggagccacatgggacataactgttcaattagtGTGTGAgtacgcaggtcagattcaaatgcaaactaactaaacTGTTATGTCctatatggcccccctcaagtcactgattggttactgcctgctaacagcttagagagttgtaaaggaggaagtagtgttctggctattatgttaaactCCACTGCCCACTTCAGCTTTTATAGGTTACATTTCTGCCtcactatattgaaaacattttttattttgcgcaggctatccattttacccagtttaatttttacaatgaactgttcctttaaaagagaaggaaaggctaaatcactgggggtgccaaatgtccTGAGGAAGGGATTGGGTTATACACCCCCCCTTCTTTTTTCACATTAAAAGTGGATTGATGCCCTTTTTTCCCCCTCTATAGACATctgcttactccagcctttatagatcacatttttgcctaactgtattagaaatgttttttattttgcacagtctacctattttacccagtttcaggTTTACTGAACTGTTCATTTAAGTGCACGTTATTAAATTACTGAATATAAAACTTACTTACAAaatatatttgccctttaagcAAACACTACCAGAAGTAAATCCTTTTCAGCTTAGTGAGTATGTAACACTTAATGCAGTACCTTGGTAGAATCGGCAGTCAAAAACTCTGCTTCAAAAACCCGCTCATTTCGCGATTTTCTTTTCAGGTCTTTGTATCGTTCTTCACACTGCTTGACGGAGACATCTGCTATATCTGTGTCAACATATTAAGAAATCAAATGCCTGtaatttaatcatttttaaaattgagttACTAGAATGCCTGCAGCTGGCTACACGTTTCCCCTCTTGCAGCATCGTGTATATGATTCTCCActacaaattagggatgcaccaaatccaggattatGTTTGGGATCCGCCAAGATtctgtctttttcagcaggatttggcctaATTTGCTTATGCAAATTCAGATGCAGTATTTGGATGAATCTtacacaaaggattcggggttcagctggatcctaaaattgtggattcaggACATTCTTACCACTAATCGACAGCAGCATGTTGTGTATGTTACAAAACATGCTTATTCCTTAAAATTTGTTATATTGGATTAAAAAAACATAGCTAAATGCAATTACATAGAGggtcatgcaatttttgcaccaggtctagtaacccactgCAACCAGTCTTACTTATGATGTGTGCTATGAGTAACAATACCCAGTGTGACCTACAGTATGTGGCATAACCCCATCATTTAtaacagtccctgccccagtggagtttacaatctaaggtcctcaATAAATTTTACCAAAAGTTGGGTGTTAAAAGTTCTTAAGATTACATATTATGGCACACATTCTCAGTATACCTACATGCAACACTTTCATTTTCCCTCCCCAAACACAATGCACTGGTTTTCAAATATTGTTAAAAAGGGCTGCgaggctttttttaaaaaaatgaataaagcaaCCTGGGGACTAGATTTTTCAGCTGTATCAGCTATAAGTTGGACAGAACTTTATGTCTGCTGCAAAAACTACAGACTCACAAGAACTGGGGCAAGCACAGACAGGTGCTTTTGTTTATGTCTTTGTAACGATATTCTGTTAAAGTTTTGTACACATAATCTGAATATTTTTGATACCTGATTTTGTCCAATTCTCAATGGACTGCTGATATCAAAATGCAGCAACTTCTATACATAATTAAAGTCTGTGTAAATAGATAATTAAAGGCTGTGTTCCAGCTGGTTCATCCAACTCAAAAACTAAAAGCCTGGTCAGATtctccaataaaaataaaacctgttACCATCAGACGttcattaaaaattctgtacctcTTGCTTGCTATTCGCCCTTTGCTCCACTAGCTTCAATTACTGAATGCACAAAGCCTTAGGCAGCTGCTGGCTAGTGGACTACAGCGTAAATCATTACTGCTTCGAGTTTTGAATGGCAAGGCAGCAGCTTGCAGGGTTATTGTGAAACATCCACCCATACTGCTGCCCTGCTGGGGAATTGCAGGCCAGAGatcatgttttaaaaatatatacagaattGTAATGTGTATTGAAAAAAGTTTTTCAACGGAGAACCTGGAAGCAGGTTCTTAAAGACATACAATTTATTAATTTGCAGATTATTACAGAAGCAATATCTCCCAAATCACAATGGGACATTTTGTCTAGGCTAATTGTATGCAGCAACTGACCCACAGGATTTCATGCAAATGAttagtctcatacctgtacatacaagtTTACTGATTCCACCTTTTCGCCACTTAAGTAAATCTCCACCTTTTCCACAACCCAGATCCAGCACTGCAATGTTCCTTGTCCTCTGCCGCACCTTCTCTACAAACTCTCCTGCAGGCATAATTAAAATTAGTTATTTAATTGGAGATAAGCACATCCAAACTGACAATCCTTTAAACAGGCCACCAGAACCTGAAGATGTACAATGACAGATAGTGTTAGGAGCGTTTAGAGATGTGATAGCCTTAGTACAGGACTATGATGGGTTCCCAGGTTAGCTAAAATTCAGTACCCAAATTCAGCTTTGCACTTAAACAATATTCCAGTCTGTAATCTTAGGAAAGTTGAAACAGTAACCTTGAACTTTTTATACATGAACAAATTTAGAATGTGTTTAGCCTACAGTAATAAATATGTTTTGGTGTTTTAACATACACCGGTACAAAACAAATTTACAGAACAGTctgattaaattattttatcattttgtcatGTTAATCCAAACACTCGTGAAATCAAGCTATAATATACTAGACAGCATATATCACACAAGAGGCCACACAAGGCACTATCTGAACTTGTATATGTTAAAGAGGGAATACAATTATAAAATAGGTGAGCTGGTGTATAGAGACAtgggtaacattttttttttttttcaaagcatagATTCAAACAAAGATAAAAACAGACAGAGTCAAAGGAAACTCAAGCTTGTAGgaaatgtgtatttgtatggctttGTAGTAGGGTATCAGG
Coding sequences within it:
- the rnmt gene encoding mRNA cap guanine-N7 methyltransferase isoform X1, which produces MDNILNPEDNVSQTNTETDVTDGPFQYVKEEHSSHKFTASGQNLDSPPKNKKSPLKRKAGEPESPSKRPRLEEGHGSLVVTHYNELPETGLETRSQSRIFHLRNFNNWMKSALIGEFVEKVRQRTRNIAVLDLGCGKGGDLLKWRKGGISKLVCTDIADVSVKQCEERYKDLKRKSRNERVFEAEFLTADSTKELLSEKYNDPEIKFDICSCQFVYHYSFETYEQADMMLRNACERLCPGGFFIGTTPDGFELVKRLEASDTNSFGNDVYTVKFEKKGKYPLFGCKYDFSLEEVVNVPEFLVYFPVLVEMAKKYQMKLIYKKTFREFFEEKVKNDEQKMLLKRMKALEPYPAAPNFKLVSGRTEDYEHAQKLVENGQVKLPLGTLSKSEWEATSIYLLFAFEKQA